A stretch of Candidatus Methanomethylophilaceae archaeon DNA encodes these proteins:
- a CDS encoding RimK family alpha-L-glutamate ligase, whose translation MKGLILINAYSRMRAFDVQASRLAEEFAELGIETDILRNDGFIARIEGRGIVADCDGYAFCVYLDKDKYVLEALERSGVPVFNRYSAIEACDDKMVTYIRLAGHNVRMPKTLPGLLCYDPGEPVRPEAAGKVADALGFPVVVKECYGSMGKGVHIARDADQLSGLMEKVKTVPHVFQEFVGSSSGRDLRVIVIGGKAIGGMLRHSDADFRSNIGCGGVGEPYDLTPEVAAYAERIADALDLDYCGIDLLFPGDGGDMILCEVNSNAFFEAFESCTGINVARIYAKHVLDEVIQLNFDARRRNFVTYF comes from the coding sequence ATGAAAGGACTGATTCTGATCAACGCGTATTCCAGGATGCGCGCGTTCGATGTCCAGGCGTCGAGGCTCGCGGAGGAGTTCGCCGAGTTGGGCATCGAGACCGACATCCTCAGGAACGACGGTTTCATCGCCCGCATAGAGGGCCGCGGCATCGTCGCAGATTGCGACGGATACGCTTTCTGCGTCTATCTGGACAAGGACAAATACGTTCTTGAGGCTCTGGAGAGGTCCGGAGTCCCAGTTTTCAACCGCTATTCTGCAATAGAGGCATGCGACGACAAGATGGTCACGTACATCAGGCTGGCCGGCCATAACGTCAGGATGCCGAAGACCCTTCCCGGGCTCCTTTGCTACGATCCCGGGGAGCCGGTGAGGCCGGAAGCCGCCGGGAAGGTTGCCGATGCGCTGGGATTCCCTGTGGTCGTCAAGGAATGCTACGGCTCGATGGGCAAAGGGGTGCACATAGCCCGCGACGCGGATCAGCTGTCAGGGCTGATGGAGAAGGTAAAAACGGTTCCTCATGTCTTCCAGGAATTCGTCGGGAGCAGTTCAGGCAGGGATCTTAGGGTCATAGTCATCGGAGGGAAGGCCATAGGCGGCATGCTGAGGCATTCCGACGCGGATTTCAGATCCAATATCGGGTGCGGGGGCGTCGGCGAACCATACGATCTGACGCCCGAGGTCGCGGCGTACGCGGAAAGGATAGCGGACGCATTGGATCTGGATTACTGCGGCATCGATCTGCTTTTCCCTGGGGACGGAGGGGATATGATATTGTGCGAGGTGAATTCCAACGCCTTTTTCGAGGCTTTCGAATCCTGCACCGGCATCAATGTCGCCCGCATCTATGCTAAGCACGTCCTCGATGAGGTGATCCAGCTCAATTTCGACGCCCGCCGGCGAAACTTTGTGACATATTTTTAA
- a CDS encoding asparagine synthase, with amino-acid sequence MTVNSENLENAIVSAVRTGVEDRDIAVAFSGGLDSGLVAAIAKDYARSVTLYTSGKDESYDVVMAREMSEKLGLPWLHIPITKDNIESRLREMISITGTSSPLTLSFELPLFFVCRTVHEKYIIGGQGSDELFAGYTKYVGMPDDELVRTMKSDMGKLITSTIPHETKVANHFGKTILYPYIDPIVTMQVGAMDVADLKPKDADSRKVLLKQVARNLGFPFIAEKRKKAAQYGSGTMDLVREVASSKGMTYHELVESIYKEIFD; translated from the coding sequence ATGACGGTCAATTCCGAGAATTTGGAGAACGCAATCGTTTCCGCCGTGAGGACTGGCGTCGAGGACCGCGACATAGCGGTGGCCTTCTCAGGCGGCCTCGACTCAGGCTTGGTGGCGGCCATCGCCAAGGATTATGCCAGGTCGGTGACCCTCTACACGTCGGGGAAGGACGAATCCTACGACGTGGTGATGGCGCGCGAGATGTCCGAGAAGCTCGGTCTCCCATGGCTCCACATTCCGATAACGAAGGACAACATTGAGTCCAGGCTCCGCGAGATGATCTCCATAACCGGGACTTCCAGCCCCCTCACCTTGTCATTCGAGCTCCCGCTTTTCTTCGTCTGCAGGACTGTCCATGAGAAGTACATTATCGGAGGGCAGGGTTCCGACGAGCTTTTCGCCGGATACACCAAGTACGTCGGCATGCCGGATGACGAGCTGGTCAGGACGATGAAATCCGATATGGGAAAGCTTATCACCTCTACGATACCCCATGAGACCAAGGTGGCCAACCACTTCGGGAAGACGATCCTTTATCCGTATATCGATCCGATCGTCACCATGCAGGTCGGCGCCATGGATGTGGCGGATCTGAAGCCCAAGGACGCCGATTCCAGGAAGGTCCTGTTGAAGCAGGTCGCAAGGAACCTCGGGTTCCCGTTCATCGCGGAGAAGAGGAAGAAGGCCGCGCAGTACGGTTCCGGAACCATGGATCTGGTCCGCGAGGTCGCCTCATCCAAGGGCATGACCTATCACGAGCTGGTCGAATCCATCTACAAGGAGATTTTCGACTGA
- the nikR gene encoding nickel-responsive transcriptional regulator NikR, translated as MEGVTRIGVSLEPDLLEKFDKSISDKGYVSRSEAVRDLIRDSLAENEWKNNDEWMVGTVVIVYDHTNNTVGEKLTDIQHAHLGMVNTSIHVHLDDSKCMEILICEGELGNLKNFANEITSIKGVLRGRLTMAAPSTGNLHHVGHRH; from the coding sequence ATGGAAGGCGTAACACGCATAGGCGTATCTCTGGAGCCCGATCTCCTGGAAAAATTCGACAAGTCGATAAGCGACAAAGGTTACGTCAGCAGATCCGAAGCGGTCCGCGACCTCATACGCGATTCCTTGGCTGAGAATGAGTGGAAGAACAACGACGAATGGATGGTCGGAACCGTGGTCATAGTCTACGATCACACCAACAATACCGTCGGAGAGAAGCTGACGGACATCCAGCACGCCCATTTGGGAATGGTCAACACGTCGATTCACGTCCACCTCGACGACAGCAAATGCATGGAAATACTCATCTGCGAGGGGGAGCTCGGCAACCTGAAGAATTTCGCCAACGAAATCACTTCAATAAAAGGTGTCCTGAGAGGCAGACTCACTATGGCCGCCCCTTCCACAGGGAATCTCCACCATGTCGGGCACAGGCACTGA
- a CDS encoding DNA topoisomerase I — protein sequence MRKLIITEKANAARRISTILSDGQSHSTSNGGVTVISFEADGDEYKVVSLRGHIIELDYSKEYNDWSSVKPEDLVYAEQVKTVRVKSILNAIKAIAEESDEIIIATDYDREGELIGMETVRAIGVYSDAGGECSLNGRIAVKRAKFSALTKGEVEAAFADLARPDRKLADAAETRQIVDLSWGAVLTRLISLSSGQIGKNFMSVGRVQSPTLKLLVDRHEEIEGFVPVPFWDVIGKFGMLAFKGGHEGNHFWEKEKADAVLAKVEGEKEGTVVEYVVTKKEEYKPAPFDTTQMQVEANKIGIPPTTAMKLAEDLYTGGYISYPRTENTEYPRTLNLRSVLEKLKESEFGTEAEEILSQEKIIPSKGKRRTTDHPPIYPTAGASSDKMKGDKWKLYELIVRRFLATVAPNAEAEVTTCAIDVAGERFLAEGYALKKQGWKKYYKKYLKAPPAKLPEMEVGDRVEIRSMSAAESETQPPYRYNQGTLIQEMDRLQLGTKSTRHDIISKLFSRNYVQGNYMIPTYSGIALTKSLEKHGGGITEPDMTAKLEADMASITEGKRTMDEVVKESQDMLHSVAVKISEESEAIGEEIKVALHSQQHVGVCPDCGNDMVIKRSKNGNFIGCNGYPECTRAYPIPKGALNQMTETVCPVCGLPQLKVIRKGNPPSVQCIDPKCKSNVEKNDLGPCPTCGKGRIRVMFSKQGKRFAGCSEWPACSQTYPLRPRGSVQSAKKVCELCGAPMIIFGSMEECINTDCPGRKKSARAKKTAEGAEKPKKAPAKKPAAKKKKPAEAD from the coding sequence ATGAGGAAACTAATAATCACCGAAAAAGCGAATGCCGCGAGGAGGATCTCCACGATCCTGTCTGACGGACAGTCACACTCCACCTCCAACGGAGGAGTGACGGTGATATCTTTCGAGGCCGACGGCGACGAGTACAAAGTGGTGAGCCTGAGAGGGCACATCATAGAATTGGATTATTCCAAAGAGTACAACGACTGGAGCAGCGTGAAGCCCGAAGACCTCGTTTATGCGGAGCAGGTCAAAACCGTCCGCGTGAAATCCATCCTCAACGCAATCAAAGCTATCGCCGAAGAATCCGACGAGATAATCATCGCGACCGACTACGACAGGGAAGGAGAACTCATCGGCATGGAGACCGTCAGAGCCATCGGCGTTTATTCCGATGCTGGAGGGGAATGCTCCCTGAACGGCAGGATCGCCGTCAAGAGAGCCAAATTCAGCGCTCTAACTAAAGGAGAAGTGGAAGCGGCTTTCGCGGATCTCGCCAGACCTGACAGAAAGCTTGCCGACGCCGCGGAAACGAGGCAGATCGTCGATCTGTCGTGGGGAGCCGTCCTTACCAGGCTCATATCGCTGTCGTCCGGCCAGATAGGAAAGAATTTCATGTCGGTCGGAAGGGTCCAAAGCCCTACCCTCAAGCTTCTGGTCGACAGGCACGAAGAGATAGAGGGATTCGTCCCGGTGCCGTTCTGGGATGTCATCGGAAAATTCGGGATGCTGGCTTTCAAAGGCGGCCATGAGGGCAACCATTTCTGGGAGAAGGAAAAAGCAGATGCCGTGCTGGCGAAAGTCGAAGGCGAAAAAGAAGGGACGGTCGTGGAATACGTCGTCACCAAGAAAGAGGAATACAAGCCCGCCCCGTTCGACACCACCCAGATGCAGGTGGAAGCCAACAAAATCGGCATCCCTCCGACGACCGCCATGAAGCTCGCCGAGGACCTTTACACCGGGGGATACATCTCCTATCCGCGTACGGAAAACACGGAATATCCCCGCACGCTCAACCTGAGGTCGGTCCTCGAGAAGCTGAAGGAATCAGAATTCGGAACCGAAGCCGAGGAAATCCTCTCCCAAGAGAAGATAATCCCGTCCAAAGGGAAGAGAAGAACCACCGACCATCCGCCGATTTACCCTACCGCTGGTGCATCATCCGACAAGATGAAGGGCGACAAATGGAAGCTGTATGAGCTCATCGTGAGAAGGTTCCTCGCCACCGTCGCGCCCAACGCCGAAGCGGAGGTGACGACCTGCGCCATAGATGTCGCCGGGGAGAGATTCCTAGCCGAAGGGTATGCCCTGAAAAAGCAGGGGTGGAAAAAGTATTATAAGAAATATCTGAAAGCGCCCCCCGCGAAGCTGCCCGAGATGGAGGTCGGGGACAGAGTGGAGATCAGATCCATGTCCGCCGCCGAATCCGAGACCCAGCCGCCTTACAGATACAATCAAGGTACCCTCATCCAAGAGATGGACAGGCTTCAGCTCGGAACCAAGAGCACCAGGCACGACATCATCAGCAAACTGTTCTCGAGGAATTACGTCCAAGGAAACTATATGATTCCCACCTACAGCGGCATAGCCCTCACCAAATCGCTGGAGAAGCACGGCGGCGGGATAACCGAGCCGGACATGACCGCGAAACTGGAAGCTGACATGGCCAGCATCACCGAGGGCAAGCGCACGATGGACGAAGTGGTGAAGGAATCCCAGGACATGCTCCACAGCGTCGCTGTAAAGATCTCCGAGGAATCCGAGGCCATTGGCGAAGAGATCAAGGTCGCGCTCCACAGCCAGCAGCATGTGGGCGTATGCCCCGACTGCGGCAATGACATGGTAATAAAAAGATCCAAAAACGGGAATTTCATCGGATGCAACGGATATCCCGAATGCACCCGCGCATATCCCATCCCGAAAGGTGCGCTGAATCAGATGACCGAGACTGTGTGCCCCGTATGCGGGCTGCCGCAGCTCAAAGTCATCAGGAAAGGCAATCCGCCTTCTGTCCAATGCATAGACCCGAAATGCAAGAGCAACGTGGAGAAAAACGATCTCGGCCCCTGCCCGACGTGCGGGAAAGGCCGCATAAGAGTCATGTTCTCCAAACAGGGCAAAAGATTCGCCGGATGCTCCGAATGGCCCGCCTGCTCCCAGACATACCCTCTCAGACCGAGGGGAAGCGTCCAGTCCGCGAAGAAAGTCTGCGAGCTCTGCGGCGCCCCCATGATAATCTTCGGCAGCATGGAAGAATGCATCAATACCGATTGCCCCGGCAGGAAGAAAAGCGCCCGCGCGAAAAAGACGGCGGAAGGAGCGGAGAAACCTAAGAAAGCCCCCGCAAAAAAGCCGGCCGCGAAAAAGAAGAAACCGGCGGAAGCAGATTGA
- the eno gene encoding phosphopyruvate hydratase has product MMKIEKVWAREVLDSRGNPTVEAEITVAGHKISAIAPSGASTGSWEALELRDGGSRYGGRGVLKAVENVRNEIAKRITGMDPTDQRAVDLAMIDLDGTDNKSRLGGNATVAVSLAVAKAGAACEGISVYEHIGKDHVTLPVPMLNIINGGKHAGGNLKIQECMIIPAGAKSFSECLRMSSEVYMRLKSLLSSKYGSGSINVGDEGGFAPPVSTVDEALSTIVDAVSDAGYVPGKEVFLAIDAASSEFHSKGVYSVDGMELSSGELLDHYESLIKSHPLVSIEDPFQEDDFETTAEFTKRVGKHVQIVGDDLFVTNSKRLARGIDMGAANALLLKVNQIGTVTESQDAAELSYKNGYNVVVSHRSGESEDTTIADLSVGWGSGEIKTGAPARGERTAKYNRLLRIEEELGSKAVFPGISKFRL; this is encoded by the coding sequence ATGATGAAAATAGAGAAGGTGTGGGCAAGGGAAGTTCTCGATTCCAGGGGGAATCCTACAGTCGAGGCAGAGATCACGGTTGCAGGCCATAAAATATCTGCGATCGCGCCGTCGGGCGCATCAACAGGTTCCTGGGAGGCGCTGGAATTGCGCGACGGAGGATCCAGATATGGCGGCAGAGGCGTTCTGAAAGCCGTGGAGAACGTTCGCAACGAGATTGCCAAGCGCATCACCGGCATGGATCCCACCGATCAAAGGGCAGTAGATCTGGCTATGATCGACCTGGACGGCACGGACAACAAATCCAGGCTGGGAGGCAACGCCACTGTCGCCGTGTCTCTCGCTGTCGCCAAGGCCGGGGCTGCGTGCGAAGGGATCTCCGTGTATGAGCACATAGGGAAGGACCATGTCACTCTTCCCGTGCCTATGCTCAACATCATAAACGGAGGCAAGCACGCGGGCGGCAATCTGAAGATCCAGGAATGCATGATAATCCCCGCAGGGGCGAAATCCTTCTCCGAATGCCTCAGGATGTCTTCGGAGGTCTACATGCGCCTGAAATCCCTTCTCAGCTCCAAGTACGGCTCCGGCTCCATAAACGTCGGCGACGAAGGCGGTTTCGCGCCCCCTGTGAGCACCGTGGACGAAGCGCTCTCCACGATCGTGGATGCGGTCTCGGATGCGGGGTATGTGCCCGGAAAAGAGGTTTTCCTCGCGATTGACGCGGCATCCTCGGAATTCCACAGCAAAGGAGTCTATTCCGTCGATGGCATGGAACTGTCTTCGGGAGAGCTTCTGGACCATTATGAGTCATTGATCAAGAGCCATCCCCTGGTCAGCATCGAGGATCCTTTCCAAGAGGATGATTTCGAGACTACCGCGGAGTTCACGAAGAGGGTCGGGAAGCATGTGCAGATAGTCGGCGACGATCTCTTCGTAACCAACAGCAAGCGTCTCGCCCGCGGAATCGATATGGGCGCCGCCAATGCGCTTCTTTTGAAGGTCAACCAGATAGGGACCGTCACCGAATCCCAGGATGCGGCGGAGCTCAGCTACAAGAACGGCTATAACGTCGTAGTCTCCCACAGATCTGGGGAATCCGAGGACACAACCATCGCAGATCTTTCCGTCGGATGGGGTTCGGGAGAGATTAAGACCGGTGCGCCGGCCCGCGGAGAGAGGACGGCCAAATACAACCGCCTTCTCAGGATAGAAGAGGAATTGGGCTCTAAGGCCGTGTTCCCGGGCATCTCCAAATTCCGTCTCTGA
- a CDS encoding response regulator, producing the protein MRALVIDDEGGIRRAVENILREQGCEIRISGTMQEAVSNAVDFRPDIVFLDTVLGGESSLGFIEEVRKSHPDVKLKVVLLASIAEEIPTDIPEVKGCVRKPFDTEHLLDALYSVSSSSPVVADMAGGKNGAHAKPKSRPGLFSMFRKKKTQPEPERENPSEHGVRFGSSYVVFEDYPNKIYDFAKMFDPEAYSVMVITSDKPKIVKDKLGYGKIDVRAMAPKAKDGGFSSQGYGTLVSELSGFIKDSPNPVVVFDNFDDMVKVNGMGKTLRMLDLLLKRTEGVVRTLAVSVDKNSISKNDYRVLMRGMNDYKD; encoded by the coding sequence ATGAGGGCTTTGGTCATAGATGACGAAGGCGGGATAAGAAGGGCCGTCGAGAATATCCTCAGGGAGCAGGGATGCGAGATCCGCATCAGCGGCACCATGCAGGAAGCCGTATCCAACGCGGTCGATTTCCGTCCCGACATCGTTTTCCTGGATACCGTCCTCGGAGGGGAAAGCAGCCTCGGTTTCATAGAGGAGGTCAGGAAGTCTCATCCCGACGTCAAGCTCAAGGTCGTTCTGCTGGCATCCATAGCGGAGGAGATTCCCACCGACATTCCCGAGGTGAAGGGATGCGTCCGCAAGCCTTTCGATACGGAGCATCTTCTGGACGCCCTCTACAGCGTATCATCCAGCTCTCCCGTCGTCGCCGATATGGCCGGCGGCAAGAATGGCGCGCATGCGAAGCCGAAAAGCCGTCCAGGCTTATTTTCAATGTTCAGGAAGAAGAAAACCCAGCCGGAGCCGGAAAGGGAGAATCCTTCCGAGCACGGGGTCAGGTTCGGTTCCTCGTATGTGGTTTTCGAGGATTACCCGAATAAAATCTATGATTTCGCTAAGATGTTCGATCCGGAAGCTTATTCGGTCATGGTCATAACGTCAGATAAACCTAAGATAGTCAAGGATAAGCTGGGTTATGGCAAGATAGATGTGAGGGCGATGGCGCCCAAAGCCAAAGATGGCGGGTTCAGCAGCCAAGGATATGGCACTCTCGTCAGCGAGCTGAGCGGTTTCATCAAAGATTCACCGAATCCGGTGGTCGTTTTCGATAATTTCGATGATATGGTCAAAGTGAATGGGATGGGCAAGACGCTTAGGATGTTGGATCTCCTTTTGAAGAGGACCGAGGGCGTCGTGCGTACTTTGGCTGTATCGGTAGACAAGAATTCCATTTCAAAGAATGATTATCGCGTATTGATGCGCGGTATGAACGATTATAAAGATTGA
- a CDS encoding 50S ribosomal protein L40e, with product MARFKEAEKRLLEKSVCMNCYATNAPKATKCRKCGYSNLRPKAKESRKQ from the coding sequence ATGGCACGCTTCAAAGAAGCTGAGAAAAGGCTCCTTGAGAAGTCTGTCTGCATGAACTGCTATGCCACCAACGCCCCCAAGGCTACAAAGTGCAGGAAATGCGGCTACAGCAACCTCAGGCCCAAAGCAAAGGAAAGCAGGAAGCAGTGA
- a CDS encoding TIM barrel protein, with protein sequence MRHYLSYSVYQEMGFFGRNPPALLDAIGCDGLEMLTSYEPIPDSHKQLSSAVHLPYATDWLAAWEGRPYEMDEMSSMYYMYGRSPEQVVSNITLAIDRAKTVRPPYGVLHLGNAHIPSIRTHHFPHTDDFVISKFAEVMNRVVADMEGGEPPFQILFENLWWPGLRMVDSSGFRILDRKLEFSNWGLCIDTGHLMSCLPGIRTEKDGIDALADIFSGYSNDVVDKVRTVHFHYSASADYRESFEDVVPGEEPLMDFIRGVYHHVKMIDRHMPFSDPSCKELLDILKPEYVTHEMPGSESGPIEDFIKQRSLFP encoded by the coding sequence ATGAGGCATTACCTCAGCTATTCGGTATACCAAGAGATGGGATTCTTCGGGAGGAACCCTCCCGCCCTCTTGGATGCCATAGGTTGCGACGGCCTGGAGATGCTCACTTCTTATGAGCCCATCCCAGATTCCCACAAGCAATTGTCTTCAGCGGTCCATCTCCCTTATGCCACCGATTGGCTGGCCGCCTGGGAGGGAAGGCCCTATGAAATGGACGAGATGTCGTCCATGTATTACATGTATGGCCGCTCTCCCGAGCAAGTGGTGTCCAACATAACATTGGCCATAGACCGTGCGAAAACTGTCAGACCACCGTACGGTGTCCTCCATCTGGGCAACGCGCACATCCCCAGCATCCGCACCCATCATTTCCCTCACACGGACGATTTCGTGATCTCCAAGTTCGCGGAGGTCATGAACCGCGTCGTTGCCGATATGGAGGGAGGCGAGCCCCCGTTCCAGATTCTTTTCGAGAATCTCTGGTGGCCCGGCCTCAGGATGGTTGACAGCTCCGGTTTCAGGATTCTGGACAGGAAACTGGAATTCTCGAATTGGGGCCTCTGCATAGACACCGGCCATCTGATGAGCTGCCTTCCGGGGATACGCACGGAGAAGGATGGCATAGACGCTCTCGCAGACATATTCTCTGGATACAGCAATGACGTCGTAGATAAGGTGAGGACGGTCCATTTCCATTACAGCGCATCCGCGGATTATCGCGAGAGTTTTGAGGACGTAGTTCCGGGCGAGGAGCCGCTGATGGATTTCATACGCGGGGTATACCATCACGTGAAGATGATCGACAGGCACATGCCCTTCTCAGATCCTTCATGCAAAGAGCTGCTGGACATTCTCAAACCGGAATATGTCACCCACGAGATGCCCGGATCGGAATCAGGCCCGATCGAGGACTTCATCAAGCAGAGATCTCTGTTTCCGTAA
- a CDS encoding methionine adenosyltransferase: MTSKNIHAEGLNEIPTPMKKIEIVERKGIGHPDSVSDALAEEVSKALCRMYRKEFGHVLHHNTDETQIAAGEAAPKFGGGYIIDPVYILLVGRATTYAGEGENRKDLPCKPTALKAAHDYLQKTFPNLDVDSQVILDAKLGMGSDDLTGIYSAGKTLANDTSFGVGYAPYSITDKLTLLTEEFINGKMKKKLPETGQDVKVMCSRVDNEVTMTIACAMVDKYIPDAGHYKSAIEQMYDCVTDNALKIIGSEDITYKLEINTGDDYERGNYYLTCTGLSQEMGDDGSVGRGNRCNGLITPYRPMSMEATSGKNPITHIGKIYNVMSKLIADEIAEKVTNEAEIRVRLLSQIGKPVSEPLNASVQIVLPNAEKDPHLAAWKSEAESVAEYWLDNVDKVSDMIIDGKVRTF; the protein is encoded by the coding sequence ATGACTTCGAAGAATATCCACGCGGAAGGGCTTAACGAGATTCCCACGCCGATGAAAAAGATTGAGATTGTCGAAAGAAAAGGGATCGGACATCCGGACAGCGTTTCCGACGCTTTGGCAGAAGAGGTCAGCAAAGCCCTCTGCAGGATGTACAGAAAGGAATTCGGGCACGTATTGCATCATAATACCGACGAGACCCAGATCGCCGCCGGGGAAGCCGCGCCCAAGTTCGGCGGCGGATACATCATCGACCCGGTCTACATCCTTCTCGTAGGGCGCGCGACTACTTACGCCGGAGAAGGCGAGAACCGCAAGGATCTCCCATGCAAACCCACGGCGCTCAAGGCAGCCCACGACTATCTTCAGAAGACATTCCCCAACCTCGATGTGGATTCCCAGGTGATCCTCGACGCCAAACTCGGAATGGGTTCCGACGATCTGACCGGCATCTACAGCGCAGGGAAGACTCTTGCCAACGACACCTCTTTCGGAGTCGGCTATGCGCCCTATTCGATCACCGACAAGCTCACCCTTCTCACCGAGGAATTCATCAACGGCAAGATGAAGAAGAAGCTCCCTGAGACCGGACAGGATGTCAAGGTAATGTGCTCCAGGGTCGACAACGAGGTCACCATGACTATCGCCTGCGCGATGGTCGACAAATACATCCCCGACGCCGGCCACTACAAATCCGCCATAGAGCAGATGTATGACTGCGTAACCGACAACGCTCTCAAGATCATCGGCAGCGAAGACATAACTTACAAGCTTGAGATCAACACCGGAGACGATTACGAGCGCGGAAACTACTACCTGACCTGCACAGGTCTTTCCCAGGAGATGGGAGACGACGGATCCGTCGGAAGGGGTAACAGATGCAACGGGCTCATCACTCCTTACAGGCCCATGTCTATGGAAGCCACGTCCGGAAAGAACCCGATCACCCACATCGGAAAGATCTACAACGTCATGTCCAAGCTCATCGCGGACGAGATCGCAGAGAAGGTTACCAATGAGGCTGAGATCAGGGTCAGGCTCCTCTCCCAGATCGGTAAGCCTGTGTCCGAGCCTCTCAACGCCTCCGTCCAGATCGTTCTGCCCAACGCGGAGAAGGATCCCCACCTGGCCGCATGGAAGTCCGAGGCCGAGTCCGTCGCCGAGTACTGGCTAGACAACGTGGACAAAGTGTCCGATATGATCATCGATGGGAAGGTCAGGACTTTCTGA